The proteins below come from a single Macrobrachium nipponense isolate FS-2020 chromosome 17, ASM1510439v2, whole genome shotgun sequence genomic window:
- the LOC135196062 gene encoding protein fem-1 homolog A-like: MAADYGHIQCVKYLVEQCSANIEEPGIAPIGGECFTGVRPLWCAAAAGHWDIVVYLISRGADVNATTDTKSTPLSAACTVGRLDIAMLLVNHGAEIEASDSAGMTSLMIASGRGYEDVVRYLLGHGADVNRKSGDGRTALHACAESGHLEMMKVLLENNAEMDVDSAGISPLLFASSVGHVNIVEYLLGRAEQISVQEKISALELLGASLAHTSVDADGALKFWTLAMRERSAHGLLIHPKTENLADEHFQEVTTEQQLDQIKSNSDAMEMQSLLIKERILGPSDPSTVEHLQERAVYYANKRDMKRCISVWLHAISLHQINNELISEDVWVYFTSLINLLDGLITEPTDHNNKRAVLYFEVFVQLFEKCIREAETFSLVCKTNCSDNASPSDAHLTHMEYIHAIGTRLLLLSTRLLPVVSSIQRRTLKSSVYRLVKSNPRNSGGVTLLHLACCRFPGIAATLFSLPTFPDAAVVNLLLEAGADPCAVDSYGNTPLHVLGRYAGCPREILDALLAAGAHLDATNRQGQNFESMMAVRGRKFEHLAKSARYTSLQCLAAVAIRKHGVPYKSVLSPRQVHFVDYHSSS, from the exons ATGGCAGCGGATTATGGACACATTCAGTGCGTAAAGTACCTCGTTGAACAATGCAGCGCAAACATTGAGGAACCCGGCATAG CTCCTATCGGTGGAGAGTGTTTCACTGGAGTTCGTCCATTGTGGTGTGCTGCCGCAGCAGGGCACTGGGACATTGTAGTATACCTTATTTCCAGAGGCGCTGATGTCAACGCTACCACTGATACCAAGTCCACTCCGCTGAGTGCTGCGTGTACCGTGGGACGCCTCGACATTGCAATGCTGCTTGTAAATCATGGAGCTG aaataGAAGCTAGTGACAGCGCAGGGATGACTTCTCTGATGATCGCTTCTGGCAGAGGCTACGAGGACGTAGTCAGATACCTCCTGGGTCATGGCGCAGACGTCAACAGGAAGAGTGGGGACGGGAGAACCGCACTGCACGCGTGCGCCGAATCGGGACACCTCGAGATGATGAAGGTGTTACTGGAAAACAACGCTGAGATGGATGTGGATTCGGCAG GAATATCGCCTTTACTATTTGCCAGCTCTGTGGGCCACGTGAACATCGTGGAATATTTACTCGGCAGAGCGGAACAGATATCAGTACAAGAGAAGATCAGCGCACTGGAGCTTCTTGGGGCTTCCCTTGCCCATACCAGCGTCGATGCTGATGGCGCTCTGAAATTCTGGACACTGGCAATGCGTGAGAG ATCCGCCCATGGCCTTTTGATTCACCCGAAGACCGAGAACTTGGCGGATGAGCATTTTCAGGAAGTCACAACCGAACAGCAACTGGATCAAATCAAGTCCAACAGCGATGCTATGGAAATGCAATCATTATTAATCAAAGAAAGAATATTGGGACCTTCGGATCCTAGCACAGTGGAACACCTTCAAGAGAGAGCGGTTTATTATGCAAATAAACGGGATATGAAGCGATGCATTAGCGTATGGCTACACGCCATATCTTTGCACCAGATCAACAATGAACTGATAAGCGAAGACGTATGGGTTTATTTTACGTCGCTTATAAATTTGTTAGATGGGCTAATCACGGAACCGACAGACCACAACAATAAGAGAGCAGTGCTATATTTTGAAGTTTTCGTGCAACTGTTTGAAAAGTGTATTAGGGAAGCTGAAACGTTTTCCTTGGTTTGCAAAACTAATTGCAGTGATAATGCTTCCCCCAGTGACGCTCATTTAACTCATATGGAATATATTCACGCCATAGGGACCCGTCTTCTGCTGTTGTCAACTAGATTACTGCCCGTTGTATCTAGCATTCAGCGGCGCACATTGAAGAGCTCTGTATATAGATTAGTCAAATCAAACCCTCGAAATTCCGGAGGTGTAACTCTGCTCCATTTGGCTTGCTGTAGATTTCCCGGAATAGCGGCGACTTTGTTCAGTCTTCCCACTTTTCCCGATGCTGCAGTTGTGAACCTTTTGCTGGAAGCAGGCGCTGATCCTTGCGCGGTAGACAGCTACGGGAACACGCCCCTCCACGTCCTTGGGAGGTATGCCGGATGCCCAAGAGAGATTCTGGATGCTCTTCTCGCAGCTGGTGCACACTTGGACGCGACGAACAGACAGGGCCAGAATTTCGAGTCGATGATGGCCGTCAGAGGTCGGAAATTTGAGCATCTGGCGAAAAGTGCCCGGTACACCTCTCTGCAGTGCCTGGCCGCTGTTGCTATTCGAAAACATGGCGTCCCTTATAAATCGGTCCTGTCTCCGAGACAGGTTCACTTTGTTGATTACCATTCATCCTCGTGA